A genome region from Blautia coccoides includes the following:
- a CDS encoding 2-oxoacid:acceptor oxidoreductase family protein has translation MTEIICAGFGGQGVLITGMILAYCGMQEGKYFTWYPSYGSEMRGGTANCNVKISEEEIASPYAKHLDILVSMNDVAIDKFEPTMKPGAVLVANSSLLDETRIFRDDIKVVKVPATEIASGLGNPKGTNIVMLGALCKETGLFEKNFMKHSIDEYFAKKGKVNPKNALCFDAGVKAV, from the coding sequence ATGACAGAAATTATTTGTGCGGGATTTGGCGGTCAGGGTGTATTGATAACCGGAATGATTCTGGCCTACTGTGGTATGCAGGAAGGCAAATATTTTACATGGTATCCTTCTTATGGCTCCGAAATGCGAGGGGGAACTGCCAATTGTAATGTGAAGATAAGTGAGGAAGAGATTGCAAGCCCTTATGCGAAGCATTTGGATATTCTGGTTTCCATGAATGATGTGGCCATTGATAAATTTGAGCCGACTATGAAACCGGGGGCTGTCCTTGTGGCAAACAGCTCGCTTCTAGATGAGACACGGATATTCAGAGACGATATCAAGGTGGTAAAAGTACCGGCTACGGAGATCGCATCGGGTCTCGGAAATCCCAAGGGCACCAATATAGTTATGCTTGGGGCGCTCTGCAAAGAAACAGGACTGTTTGAGAAGAATTTTATGAAGCATTCCATTGATGAGTATTTTGCGAAAAAAGGGAAGGTAAATCCAAAGAATGCCCTTTGTTTTGATGCAGGAGTAAAAGCTGTGTAA